From one Streptomyces sp. CA-210063 genomic stretch:
- a CDS encoding beta-ketoacyl synthase N-terminal-like domain-containing protein, protein MGCEPIAVVGRGCVFPDALDPDTLWENVAAGRVAVAPVPERRWRVTDQHITGPVDVCADATWTRMGGYVRGFDDVFDPEGFRLAGAEVGAFDPMVRWVLHSARQALGEAGYELHDEARTARSGLVLGNLSYPSDVAADFAEHVYVDGQTAGVRDRLLPALGPRPAGRGAFHTGLPAHLAARALGLGAGAFALDAACASYIHAVKLACDRLHDGSADLMLAGAVNCTDNLFIQIGFCALGAMSRSGRCRPFDRRADGLVPAEGAGFTALMRLRDAVAEGRPVLGVVRGVGLSNDGRGNGFASPSADGQEQAMRAAYAAAGLDPASISLLECHGTGTPVGDATEVRSSARVFADHPGLPFGSVKANLGHPLTAAGAAGMLKLLGALRCGTRPATPGLTEPIDTVRGTPLRPLTEPLPWAGPRRAGLSAFGFGGTNAHLVLEAADTERALVAPPPPRPVPEPTDRRVAVVALGARVAGGRGLDDFRRTLLAGDVVGDTRARIEVALPGLPFPPRDLDDVQPHHLLVLEAAREATAGVRLPRERTAVLVGAGAAASLTRYGGRWRVPSWLAAAGVHTDADELGRYRDAFTPELTATRVLGTLPNLVAGRINAVLDLRGPGYAVCAEEASGVVALHLAVRALRSGEMDAAVVGAVDLSHDPVHQEALRAVGRDTPPGDAAVVMVLKRVTDARRDGDPVLAVVGDEHADGGPPESDDLLVRGGDATEAVALPTALPPGFDPAALFGTAHAAQGLLSAAAAVVALGHRVRPRADGPAEPDPALRTATVVVSTLGAPPARVRLTAGDHTPWLSEGPRRLSVYSGADREEVVAALAEGREDSRGPARLVLAGPAASVAQRSEAARRWLTGAGGRPPGAAYRAAPIEGETAFVYTGGSAHYPGAGRELALAFPAEHAEVRRVHGLPATAPSGVLGQIFGVTALAALHTRLTRDTLGLVPQAAIGYSSGESTALVALGAWPDAAALYADACADELFTRDVTGEHRAARTAWQRLGITGRHWATHVVNAPLDEVRAALTGLRAVHLMAVNAPGVCVIGGEADACAAVLEGPLRGAHTVRVDYDMAAHAPELEEVREQWWRLHHRATVAVPGVRFYGCAARDSYVPTARLAADAVTAQAMGTIDFAGVIERAYADGVRVFVEHGPRGSCTGWIRRILGDRDHLAVALDETGTHGVDQLCQAVAEFAAAGIPCAAQSLFERLTAVAPPLADSPRATRLIPYRAQVVLPASPGGGPRVSGAAGAFPSPARSVAPSEAARSLARQRELVVVAHRDHLTHATRAHEEFLASRTRDLAALIAAAGAGRAAGADRAAGTASSHHTVASPRRPGPAPYPGPSFDRAQLERHATGRISDLFGPLFAPQDGRVRQTRLPAPPLLLIDRVLGIAAEPASLGTGMIWTETTVRNDSWYVDPAGRMPAGLMIEAGQADMLLMSYLGADLAGQGDRVYRLLGCEADFHGVAPRPGDTLRYAIHVTGNTEHNGIRIFFFQYDCYVGDELRLRVREGQAGYFTDAELADSDGVRWDPADHTPPEPARHDPPAVDQVAVRFGHEQVRAFAEGRPADCFGPGWERTHAHVRSPGIDSGRLLLLHEVTALDPAGGPWKRGYLRAETPIEGDEWFFDGHFHNDPCMPGTLMFQAGVQAMAFYLAALGHTVDRDGWRFEPVPGRTTRMRCRGQATPASRLVTYELFVRETHAGPHPELRADMLVTVDGVKAFHAADVGVRLVPDWPLTHWRELGPPVVRTTGEHVPPGLLGGLVGHRETRPVAESGGVSYGYPALLACAWGRPSEAFGPAVAALDDGRPLPRLPGPPYHFVSRVVSIEGPQHTLREGSGVRAEYDVPEQTWYFDQNGTATMPFAVLLEVALQPCGWLAMYGIGNALADGPPLAFRNLDGTAIVHRAVDPGTRTLHTHAELTGVSRYGDMILTAFTVRCLADGEPLADLQTSFGFFPAEALARQLGLPATEAERARLAAPSDVTVALGADRPSGIGPMLRMLDRVTGYWPDGGPHGQGRLRAEKHIDPGAWYFSAHFFQDPVQPGSLGIEAMCQLLRFHIEERCAGTLPEGTRFEPILTGWKTTWKYRGQVVPTDRLLTVEMDVLSFTRDPGSTTAVAEAWLWIDGRRIYHVRDLGMRAVYPK, encoded by the coding sequence ATGGGATGTGAACCGATCGCGGTAGTGGGGCGCGGGTGTGTCTTTCCCGACGCCCTCGACCCGGACACGCTGTGGGAGAACGTCGCCGCCGGCCGCGTCGCCGTGGCCCCGGTGCCCGAGCGGCGCTGGCGGGTGACGGACCAGCACATCACCGGCCCGGTGGACGTGTGTGCCGATGCCACCTGGACCCGGATGGGCGGCTACGTACGCGGATTCGACGATGTCTTCGACCCGGAGGGCTTCCGCCTGGCCGGTGCCGAGGTCGGGGCGTTCGATCCGATGGTCCGCTGGGTTCTGCACAGTGCGCGCCAAGCACTCGGCGAGGCCGGATACGAGCTCCACGACGAGGCGCGGACGGCGCGGTCCGGACTCGTCCTGGGCAACCTGAGCTATCCGTCGGACGTCGCCGCGGATTTCGCCGAGCACGTGTACGTCGACGGACAGACGGCCGGTGTCCGGGACCGGCTGCTCCCCGCGCTCGGTCCCCGGCCGGCCGGTCGCGGTGCCTTCCACACGGGCCTGCCCGCGCACCTCGCGGCACGTGCCCTGGGCCTCGGCGCGGGCGCCTTCGCCCTGGACGCCGCATGCGCCTCGTACATCCATGCGGTCAAACTCGCCTGCGACCGGCTGCATGACGGCTCCGCCGACCTCATGCTCGCGGGAGCGGTCAACTGCACGGACAACCTGTTCATCCAGATCGGTTTCTGTGCCCTGGGGGCGATGAGCCGCAGCGGTCGGTGCCGGCCGTTCGACCGCCGGGCGGACGGCCTGGTGCCGGCCGAGGGAGCGGGCTTCACCGCCTTGATGCGGCTGCGCGACGCGGTCGCCGAGGGGCGGCCGGTCCTCGGCGTCGTACGCGGGGTGGGCCTGTCCAACGACGGCCGTGGGAACGGCTTCGCGTCGCCCTCGGCGGACGGCCAGGAGCAGGCCATGCGTGCGGCGTACGCCGCCGCCGGCCTCGATCCGGCCTCGATCTCGCTGCTGGAATGCCATGGCACCGGCACCCCTGTCGGAGACGCGACCGAAGTGCGCAGCTCCGCCCGTGTGTTCGCGGACCACCCCGGTCTGCCCTTCGGCTCGGTGAAGGCGAACCTCGGGCATCCGCTGACCGCCGCCGGAGCGGCCGGCATGCTCAAACTTCTCGGTGCCCTGCGCTGCGGCACCCGCCCCGCCACGCCTGGCCTGACCGAGCCGATCGACACCGTGCGCGGCACGCCGCTGCGTCCCCTGACCGAGCCGCTGCCGTGGGCCGGGCCACGTCGTGCCGGTCTGAGCGCCTTCGGGTTCGGCGGCACCAATGCCCATCTCGTCCTGGAAGCCGCGGACACGGAACGAGCCCTCGTGGCCCCACCGCCGCCGCGGCCCGTGCCGGAGCCGACCGACCGTCGGGTGGCCGTGGTGGCTCTCGGCGCACGTGTGGCCGGCGGCCGTGGCCTGGACGACTTCCGCCGCACCCTGCTCGCGGGCGACGTGGTCGGGGACACCCGGGCACGGATCGAGGTCGCGCTCCCCGGCCTGCCCTTCCCACCCCGTGATCTGGACGACGTACAGCCCCACCACCTGCTCGTCCTGGAGGCGGCGCGCGAGGCCACGGCAGGGGTGCGGCTGCCGCGCGAGCGCACGGCGGTCCTCGTCGGAGCGGGCGCGGCGGCCTCACTCACCCGGTACGGAGGCCGCTGGCGCGTCCCCTCCTGGCTGGCGGCGGCCGGCGTGCACACCGACGCCGACGAACTCGGCCGGTACCGAGACGCGTTCACCCCTGAGCTCACCGCCACCCGCGTTCTTGGCACCCTGCCGAACCTCGTCGCAGGCCGCATCAACGCCGTCCTGGACCTCCGGGGCCCCGGCTACGCGGTCTGTGCGGAGGAGGCGTCCGGAGTCGTCGCCCTGCACCTCGCGGTGCGCGCACTGCGGTCGGGCGAGATGGACGCCGCGGTCGTCGGGGCGGTTGACCTCTCCCACGATCCCGTGCACCAGGAGGCGTTGCGGGCGGTGGGCCGTGACACCCCACCAGGGGACGCGGCCGTGGTCATGGTCCTCAAACGTGTCACTGACGCCCGCCGCGACGGCGATCCCGTCCTCGCCGTCGTCGGGGACGAGCACGCCGACGGCGGCCCACCGGAATCCGACGATCTGCTGGTGCGCGGTGGGGATGCCACCGAGGCAGTCGCCCTACCCACGGCACTTCCGCCGGGCTTCGACCCCGCCGCCCTGTTCGGTACGGCGCATGCCGCTCAGGGCCTGCTGAGTGCCGCTGCCGCCGTCGTCGCCCTCGGACACCGCGTCCGGCCCCGTGCGGACGGCCCCGCCGAGCCGGACCCCGCGCTGAGGACAGCCACCGTCGTCGTCTCCACGCTGGGGGCGCCCCCGGCCCGGGTACGGCTGACGGCGGGCGACCACACTCCCTGGCTGTCGGAGGGGCCGCGCCGCCTGTCGGTGTATTCCGGCGCGGACCGCGAGGAGGTGGTGGCCGCGCTCGCCGAGGGCCGCGAGGACAGCCGCGGCCCCGCGCGCCTCGTCCTTGCGGGCCCGGCCGCGTCGGTGGCGCAGCGCAGCGAAGCGGCACGCCGATGGCTGACCGGCGCGGGCGGCCGTCCGCCCGGTGCCGCCTACCGGGCGGCGCCGATCGAGGGGGAGACGGCTTTCGTCTACACGGGCGGCTCGGCCCACTACCCCGGGGCAGGACGCGAACTGGCCCTCGCCTTCCCGGCGGAGCATGCGGAGGTACGGCGTGTCCACGGTCTGCCCGCGACCGCGCCCAGCGGCGTGCTCGGCCAGATCTTCGGGGTCACGGCCCTGGCCGCCCTGCACACCCGCCTCACCCGTGACACGCTCGGACTCGTCCCGCAGGCCGCCATCGGCTACTCGTCCGGCGAGTCGACTGCTCTCGTGGCGCTCGGGGCCTGGCCGGACGCGGCGGCCCTGTACGCCGACGCATGCGCCGACGAGTTGTTCACCCGCGATGTCACCGGCGAGCATCGCGCCGCCCGCACGGCCTGGCAGCGCCTCGGCATCACGGGCCGGCACTGGGCCACGCACGTGGTCAACGCGCCCCTCGACGAGGTGCGCGCCGCGCTGACCGGGCTACGTGCCGTGCATCTGATGGCGGTGAACGCGCCCGGTGTGTGTGTCATCGGCGGCGAGGCCGACGCCTGCGCCGCCGTTCTGGAAGGACCCCTGCGCGGGGCCCACACCGTCCGGGTCGACTATGACATGGCCGCCCACGCGCCCGAGTTGGAGGAAGTGCGCGAGCAGTGGTGGCGGCTTCATCACCGAGCCACCGTCGCGGTGCCAGGCGTCCGTTTCTACGGTTGCGCGGCCAGGGACTCGTACGTTCCCACGGCGCGGCTCGCCGCCGACGCCGTCACCGCGCAGGCCATGGGCACCATCGACTTCGCCGGGGTGATCGAGCGGGCTTACGCCGACGGTGTGCGTGTCTTCGTCGAGCATGGTCCGCGTGGCTCGTGCACGGGTTGGATCCGGCGGATCCTCGGCGATCGTGACCACCTCGCCGTCGCGTTGGACGAAACCGGTACGCACGGCGTCGACCAACTGTGCCAGGCCGTCGCCGAGTTCGCCGCCGCGGGCATCCCCTGCGCGGCACAGTCCCTGTTCGAACGCCTCACCGCCGTGGCTCCCCCTCTCGCCGACTCCCCACGCGCCACCCGCCTGATCCCGTACCGGGCTCAGGTCGTCCTCCCCGCCTCACCTGGCGGCGGGCCGCGCGTCTCCGGTGCCGCCGGTGCCTTCCCTTCCCCGGCGCGGAGCGTCGCTCCGTCCGAGGCCGCCCGGTCATTGGCGCGTCAACGTGAACTCGTCGTCGTCGCCCACCGCGACCACCTCACTCACGCCACCCGCGCCCACGAGGAATTCCTGGCGTCACGCACACGCGACCTGGCCGCGCTCATCGCGGCGGCTGGAGCGGGGAGAGCGGCGGGAGCTGACAGGGCGGCCGGAACTGCTTCTTCGCACCACACCGTGGCGTCGCCTCGCCGACCCGGCCCCGCCCCGTACCCGGGCCCGTCGTTCGACCGCGCGCAGCTCGAACGGCATGCGACCGGACGGATCTCCGACCTGTTCGGGCCGCTCTTCGCGCCGCAGGACGGCCGAGTCCGCCAGACCCGGCTGCCCGCGCCTCCCCTGTTGCTCATCGACCGGGTCCTGGGGATCGCCGCCGAGCCGGCCTCCCTGGGCACCGGAATGATCTGGACCGAGACCACGGTGCGGAACGACAGCTGGTACGTCGATCCCGCAGGACGGATGCCCGCGGGCCTCATGATCGAGGCGGGGCAGGCCGACATGCTGCTCATGAGCTACCTCGGCGCCGATCTGGCAGGACAGGGCGACCGCGTGTACCGCCTGCTGGGCTGTGAGGCCGACTTCCACGGTGTCGCGCCGCGCCCCGGCGACACTCTGCGCTACGCGATCCACGTCACCGGCAACACCGAGCACAACGGCATCCGGATCTTCTTCTTCCAGTACGACTGCTACGTGGGCGACGAACTCCGGCTGCGCGTACGCGAGGGACAGGCCGGATACTTCACGGACGCAGAGCTGGCGGACAGCGACGGGGTGCGGTGGGACCCGGCCGACCACACCCCGCCGGAGCCGGCCCGCCACGACCCGCCGGCTGTCGACCAGGTGGCCGTCCGCTTTGGCCATGAGCAGGTGCGGGCGTTCGCCGAGGGACGCCCCGCCGACTGCTTCGGGCCGGGCTGGGAACGCACACACGCCCACGTGCGGTCACCGGGCATCGACAGCGGGCGCCTGCTCCTGCTCCACGAAGTCACCGCACTCGACCCCGCGGGAGGTCCCTGGAAACGCGGCTATCTCCGGGCCGAAACACCGATCGAGGGCGACGAATGGTTCTTTGACGGCCACTTCCACAACGATCCCTGCATGCCCGGCACCTTGATGTTCCAGGCAGGCGTGCAGGCCATGGCCTTCTATCTCGCCGCCCTGGGCCACACCGTCGACCGGGACGGCTGGCGTTTCGAACCGGTGCCCGGCCGCACGACCCGGATGCGCTGCCGAGGGCAGGCCACCCCCGCGAGCCGGCTCGTGACCTACGAACTGTTCGTCCGGGAGACGCACGCCGGACCGCACCCCGAACTCCGGGCCGACATGCTCGTCACCGTCGACGGTGTGAAGGCGTTCCACGCCGCCGACGTCGGCGTACGCCTGGTGCCCGACTGGCCCCTCACTCACTGGCGAGAACTGGGCCCACCCGTCGTACGGACGACCGGCGAACACGTGCCACCGGGTCTGCTGGGCGGCCTCGTCGGGCACCGGGAAACCAGGCCGGTGGCCGAGTCGGGCGGAGTCTCGTACGGCTACCCGGCTCTCCTCGCCTGTGCCTGGGGCAGACCGTCCGAGGCATTCGGTCCCGCTGTCGCGGCCCTGGACGACGGCCGGCCCCTGCCGCGTCTCCCCGGCCCGCCCTATCACTTCGTGAGCCGGGTCGTCTCGATCGAGGGCCCCCAGCACACACTGAGGGAAGGCAGCGGCGTACGAGCCGAGTACGACGTACCGGAACAGACCTGGTACTTCGATCAGAACGGCACGGCCACCATGCCCTTCGCGGTGCTGCTGGAGGTCGCCCTGCAACCCTGCGGATGGCTCGCCATGTACGGCATCGGCAACGCGCTCGCGGACGGGCCGCCGCTGGCGTTCCGCAATCTCGACGGCACCGCCATCGTGCACCGCGCGGTGGATCCCGGCACGCGCACACTGCACACCCACGCGGAACTGACCGGTGTCTCCCGGTACGGCGACATGATCCTGACGGCCTTCACCGTCCGGTGCCTGGCCGACGGAGAACCCCTCGCGGACCTCCAGACGTCCTTCGGTTTCTTCCCGGCGGAAGCCTTGGCCAGACAACTCGGCCTGCCCGCCACCGAGGCCGAACGAGCCCGCCTGGCCGCACCTTCCGACGTCACTGTCGCCCTCGGCGCCGACCGTCCCTCAGGAATCGGCCCCATGCTGCGCATGCTCGACCGCGTCACAGGCTACTGGCCCGACGGCGGCCCACATGGACAGGGACGGCTGCGTGCGGAGAAGCACATCGATCCCGGAGCCTGGTACTTCAGCGCGCACTTCTTCCAGGACCCGGTCCAGCCGGGATCCCTCGGTATCGAAGCCATGTGCCAACTCCTACGGTTCCACATCGAGGAACGCTGCGCGGGAACCCTTCCCGAGGGAACGCGTTTCGAGCCCATCCTGACCGGCTGGAAAACCACCTGGAAATACCGCGGGCAGGTCGTTCCCACCGACCGTCTTCTCACCGTCGAGATGGATGTGCTGAGCTTCACGCGCGATCCGGGCAGCACCACGGCTGTTGCCGAGGCATGGCTGTGGATCGACGGCCGCCGCATCTACCATGTGCGCGACCTCGGCATGAGGGCGGTGTACCCGAAATGA